A window of Mixophyes fleayi isolate aMixFle1 chromosome 10, aMixFle1.hap1, whole genome shotgun sequence contains these coding sequences:
- the FLRT1 gene encoding leucine-rich repeat transmembrane protein FLRT1 — MTVTTTTTTTAAAASAAATTTATATTVAMTTATLDLRDWLFLCYGLIAFLTEVIDSTNCPYVCRCDNGFIYCNDRGLTSIPAEIPDDATTLYLQNNQINNAGVPPELKTKTNVRVIYLYENDLDEFPLNLPRSLRELHLQDNNIRSVTRDSLSRIPLIEKLHLDDNSVSTVSIEDDAFLDSHQLRLLFLSRNHLSSIPNGLPHTLEELRLDDNRISTIPLHAFKGLNNLRRLVLDGNLLANQRIADDTFSRLQNLTELSLVRNSLAAPPINLPTSHLQKLYLQDNAITHIPYNTLSKMRQLQRLDLSNNNLTALPRGLFDDLESLSQLLLRNNPWFCGCNLIWLRDWVKARAAVVNVRGLMCQGPEKVRGMAIKDITHEMDECFEGGPQSNVASARATPAGPAITSPPQGSLFTLKSKRPGIRLPDSNLDYPMETGAGAKALVISVKPLTADSIRITWKSSVPASSFRLSWLRLGHSPAVGSITETLVQGDKTEYLLTALEPRSTYIICMVTMETGNTYLADESPVCAKAETGDIYGTTTTLNREQNADPLAGLPLAGIIGGAVTLVFLFLILASICWYVHRAGQLLTRERSCSRSSRKKDDYIESGTKKDNSILEIRGPGLQMLPINPHRAKEEYVIHTIFPSNGTSLYKSTHTIGYGTHRGYRDGGIPDTDYSYT, encoded by the coding sequence ATGACAGTCACCACAACTACCACCACCACCGCGGCTGCTGCCTCAGCAGCTGCCACCACCACAGCGACTGCTACCACAGTTGCCATGACCACGGCTACTTTGGACTTGCGCGACTGGCTATTCCTATGTTATGGACTTATTGCATTTTTGACAGAGGTAATAGATAGCACCAATTGCCCCTATGTATGTCGCTGTGACAATGGCTTCATCTACTGCAATGACAGGGGCCTGACCTCTATCCCAGCAGAGATCCCAGATGATGCAACTACCCTCTACCTCCAGAACAATCAGATAAACAATGCTGGCGTCCCACCGGAGCTGAAAACTAAAACCAACGTACGAGTAATCTACCTGTATGAGAATGATCTAGATGAGTTCCCACTCAACCTTCCCCGATCACTGCGAGAGCTCCACCTTCAAGATAACAACATCCGCAGTGTGACTCGGGATTCTCTTTCCCGTATACCACTCATAGAAAAGCTTCACTTAGATGACAACTCTGTATCCACTGTAAGCATTGAAGATGATGCCTTCCTAGATAGCCATCAACTCCGTTTACTTTTCCTTTCACGTAATCATCTTAGCAGCATTCCCAATGGCTTACCACACACTTTGGAAGAGCTCAGACTGGATGATAATCGCATTTCAACTATTCCACTCCATGCCTTCAAGGGACTTAACAATCTGCGGAGATTAGTGCTTGATGGCAACCTACTTGCTAATCAGCGCATTGCAGATGACACATTTAGTCGTCTCCAAAATTTGACTGAGCTGTCCCTAGTCCGAAATTCACTGGCCGCCCCCCCTATAAATTTGCCTACTTCTCACCTTCAGAAACTCTATTTGCAGGACAATGCTATTACCCATATTCCCTACAACACACTGTCCAAGATGAGGCAACTACAGAGACTGGACCTGTCAAACAATAACCTCACTGCCCTGCCACGTGGCCTTTTTGATGACCTGGAGAGCCTGAGTCAACTCCTCCTCAGGAATAATCCCTGGTTTTGTGGCTGTAATCTTATCTGGCTGCGGGATTGGGTAAAAGCTAGAGCTGCTGTGGTCAATGTACGTGGTCTAATGTGTCAGGGTCCTGAGAAAGTAAGGGGAATGGCTATTAAAGACATCACTCATGAGATGGATGAATGCTTTGAGGGAGGTCCTCAAAGCAATGTAGCATCTGCACGTGCAACACCCGCAGGTCCTGCAATCACTTCTCCACCCCAAGGATCCCTCTTTACTCTCAAGTCTAAGAGACCAGGTATTCGATTGCCAGATTCTAATTTGGATTACCCTATGGAGACCGGAGCAGGGGCAAAAGCTTTGGTAATCAGTGTCAAACCACTGACTGCTGACAGCATTCGCATCACTTGGAAGTCATCTGTCCCTGCCAGTTCTTTCCGGCTGAGCTGGCTGAGGTTAGGTCACAGCCCAGCTGTTGGATCTATCACAGAAACATTGGTGCAAGGAGATAAGACAGAGTATTTACTAACTGCCCTGGAGCCCAGATCGACCTACATTATCTGCATGGTAACCATGGAAACAGGGAACACTTATCTTGCAGATGAGTCACCTGTATGTGCGAAGGCAGAGACAGGGGACATTTATGGCACTACCACCACACTCAACCGGGAACAAAATGCTGATCCCTTGGCTGGATTACCCCTGGCTGGCATTATAGGAGGCGCTGTCACACTTGTCTTCCTTTTTCTCATCTTAGCGTCCATCTGCTGGTATGTCCACCGAGCTGGTCAGCTACTAACCCGCGAAAGATCCTGCAGCCGTAGCAGCCGGAAGAAGGACGATTACATTGAGTCTGGCACCAAGAAAGATAACTCTATATTGGAGATTAGAGGACCAGGGCTTCAAATGTTGCCGATAAATCCTCACAGAGCTAAGGAAGAATATGTGATTCATACCATATTTCCTTCTAACGGCACCAGTCTTTACAAAAGTACCCACACGATAGGTTATGGCACTCACAGGGGCTACAGAGATGGTGGCATCCCTGACACAGACTACTCCTACACATGA